The Thioalkalivibrio sulfidiphilus HL-EbGr7 genome includes a window with the following:
- a CDS encoding pilus assembly protein PilP, whose product MADLHTASTAYATRLGVAISATVLLVASLTGCGSGMNDLQQYVEQTKARPGGRIEPIPEVQPQEVFVYPGHERDPFDASVIITRAAPQRPVSTSTISIDPNRPQEYLENFPLDTLRMVGTLQQDGTTWALIRTPDRTIQRVTQGNYMGQNHGRITRISESGVDLTEIVPDGFGGYMERAGSVALSE is encoded by the coding sequence ATGGCTGATCTTCATACCGCGTCAACCGCCTACGCGACGCGACTGGGCGTTGCCATCTCCGCAACCGTGCTGCTGGTGGCCTCCCTGACCGGCTGCGGCAGCGGCATGAACGATCTGCAACAGTACGTGGAACAGACCAAGGCCCGCCCCGGTGGACGTATCGAGCCGATTCCCGAGGTCCAGCCCCAGGAGGTCTTCGTCTATCCGGGGCATGAACGGGATCCCTTCGACGCCTCTGTGATCATCACCCGCGCGGCACCGCAGAGGCCGGTTTCCACCAGCACGATCAGCATCGACCCGAACAGACCCCAGGAATACCTGGAAAACTTCCCCCTGGACACCCTGCGCATGGTGGGCACTCTGCAGCAGGATGGCACCACCTGGGCGCTGATCCGCACGCCGGATCGCACCATCCAGCGGGTCACCCAGGGCAATTACATGGGACAGAACCATGGACGCATCACCCGAATCAGTGAAAGCGGTGTCGATCTGACCGAGATCGTCCCGGACGGCTTCGGCGGATACATGGAGCGAGCCGGCTCCGTTGCGCTCAGCGAATAA
- the hemE gene encoding uroporphyrinogen decarboxylase, giving the protein MNELKNDRLLRALLREPVDTTPVWIMRQAGRYLPEYRATRARAGSFMDLCQSPEMACEVTLQPLERFPLDAAILFSDILTIPDAMGLGLYFSEGEGPRFERPVQDAAAIRALGVPDPETELRYVTDAVRLIRRELDGRVPLIGFSGSPWTLATYMVEGGSSKEFARIKGMLYDDPSTLHHLLGVLAEAVTVYLNAQIAAGAQAVMVFDTWGGSLTPEGYREFSLAYMQRIVAGLTREHEGRRVPVTLFTKGGGAWLEVMAETGCDALGLDWTVNIGEARRRVGDRVALQGNLDPAVLYASAERVRAAARKVVEDFGPGSGHVFNLGHGIHPGIDPEKVAALVDEVHKAGMK; this is encoded by the coding sequence ATGAATGAACTGAAAAACGATCGCCTGCTGCGTGCCCTGTTGCGCGAACCCGTGGACACCACGCCCGTGTGGATCATGCGTCAGGCGGGCCGTTATCTGCCCGAGTACCGGGCCACCCGGGCCCGGGCGGGCAGCTTCATGGATCTGTGCCAGAGCCCGGAGATGGCCTGCGAGGTCACGCTTCAGCCCCTGGAGCGCTTCCCCCTGGATGCGGCCATCCTGTTCTCCGACATCCTCACCATCCCCGACGCCATGGGCCTGGGCCTGTATTTCTCCGAAGGGGAAGGCCCGCGCTTCGAGCGCCCGGTACAGGACGCCGCCGCCATTCGCGCCCTGGGCGTGCCCGATCCCGAGACTGAACTGCGCTACGTCACCGACGCGGTGCGCTTGATCCGCCGCGAACTGGACGGACGGGTGCCCCTGATCGGCTTCTCCGGCAGCCCCTGGACCCTGGCCACCTACATGGTGGAAGGCGGTTCTTCCAAGGAATTCGCCCGCATCAAGGGCATGCTCTACGACGATCCGTCCACCCTGCACCACCTGCTGGGGGTGCTGGCCGAGGCGGTCACCGTGTACCTGAACGCACAGATCGCCGCCGGCGCCCAGGCGGTGATGGTGTTCGACACCTGGGGCGGCAGCCTGACCCCCGAGGGCTACCGGGAGTTCTCACTCGCCTACATGCAGCGCATCGTGGCGGGACTGACCCGGGAGCACGAGGGTCGGCGCGTGCCCGTGACCCTGTTCACCAAGGGCGGCGGCGCCTGGCTGGAGGTCATGGCGGAAACCGGCTGCGACGCCCTGGGACTGGACTGGACGGTGAACATCGGCGAGGCGCGCCGGCGCGTCGGCGACCGGGTGGCGCTGCAGGGCAACCTGGATCCGGCGGTACTCTACGCCTCCGCCGAGCGCGTGCGCGCAGCCGCCCGCAAGGTGGTCGAGGACTTCGGCCCCGGCAGCGGCCATGTCTTCAATCTGGGCCACGGCATCCACCCGGGCATCGACCCGGAGAAGGTCGCGGCCCTGGTGGATGAGGTGCACAAGGCCGGTATGAAGTAG
- a CDS encoding type 4a pilus biogenesis protein PilO, whose amino-acid sequence MNLQDLNNIDLKTIGTAPAAVKGIAIAIVVIAILGVGYWFVIKDQLEQLDRVQAQETQLRQTFETRQRRAANLQAYKDQLEEMQRTFGTMLRQLPSRTEIPSLLVDISQTALASGLEIDLFRPQAEQRRGFYAEAPIQLRMHGSYEQMAEFTSGVASLPRIVTLHDVVIRPTQDGTRLTMEATAKTYRYLDETDG is encoded by the coding sequence GTGAACCTCCAGGATCTGAACAACATTGACCTCAAGACCATTGGCACGGCCCCAGCCGCGGTCAAAGGGATTGCCATTGCCATCGTGGTCATCGCCATCCTGGGCGTCGGGTACTGGTTCGTCATCAAGGACCAGCTGGAACAACTGGACCGGGTACAGGCCCAGGAAACCCAGCTGCGCCAGACCTTCGAGACCCGCCAGCGCCGCGCCGCCAACCTGCAGGCCTACAAGGATCAGCTGGAGGAAATGCAGCGCACCTTCGGCACCATGCTGCGCCAGTTGCCGAGCCGCACCGAGATCCCCAGCCTGCTGGTCGACATCTCCCAGACAGCATTGGCCAGCGGCCTGGAGATCGACCTGTTCCGCCCCCAGGCCGAACAGCGCCGCGGCTTCTATGCCGAAGCCCCCATACAGCTGCGCATGCATGGTAGCTACGAACAGATGGCCGAATTCACCAGCGGCGTAGCCAGCCTGCCGCGCATCGTGACCCTGCACGACGTGGTGATCCGCCCTACACAGGACGGCACCCGGCTGACCATGGAAGCCACCGCCAAGACCTACCGCTACCTGGATGAGACCGATGGCTGA
- a CDS encoding PilN domain-containing protein, with translation MSHINLLPWRAQRRKEQQKEFGILAGVAAAVAALAVFLGHIHVNGLIEHQQARNAFLQNEIRILDRQIAEIRDLEATKKALIDRMTIIQELQSSRPVVVRLFDELVVQLPDGTFYTAIEQRGNNLTLRGRAESNARISAMMRNLEASPWFGEPSLQVIETREQQGKL, from the coding sequence ATGTCCCATATCAACCTGCTCCCGTGGCGCGCACAGCGGCGCAAGGAACAGCAGAAGGAATTCGGCATCCTCGCGGGCGTCGCCGCCGCGGTCGCCGCGCTGGCCGTATTTCTGGGTCATATCCATGTCAATGGTCTGATCGAGCATCAGCAGGCACGCAATGCCTTCCTGCAGAACGAGATCCGCATTCTCGACCGCCAGATCGCCGAGATCCGCGACCTTGAAGCCACCAAGAAGGCGCTGATCGACCGCATGACCATCATCCAGGAGCTGCAGAGCAGCCGCCCGGTGGTGGTCAGGTTGTTCGACGAGCTGGTGGTGCAGTTGCCCGACGGCACCTTCTACACCGCCATAGAGCAGCGCGGCAACAACCTGACGCTGCGCGGCCGGGCTGAGTCCAACGCACGCATCTCCGCCATGATGCGCAACCTGGAGGCATCCCCCTGGTTCGGGGAGCCCAGCCTTCAGGTGATCGAAACCCGGGAACAGCAAGGGAAACTCTGA
- a CDS encoding IS5-like element IS1384 family transposase: protein MKQMTFADAEYAGKRKQTRKELFLIEMDRVVPWKGLIALIEPHYPKGEGGRPAYPLMAMLRVHLLQNWFGYSDPAMEEALYETTILRQFAGLNLERIPDETTILNFRRLLEKHELAAGILAVINGYLGDRGLSLRQGTIVDATLINAPSSTKNKDGKRDPEMHQTKKGNQYYFGMKAHIGADDESGLVHSVVGTAANVADVTQVDKLLHGDENVVCADAGYTGVEKRPEHEGREVIWQVAARRSTYKKLDKRSVLYKAKRKIEKAKAQVRAKVEHPFRVIKRQFGYTKVRFRGLAKNTAQLVTLFALSNLWMARRHLLANAGEVRL, encoded by the coding sequence ATGAAGCAGATGACCTTCGCCGACGCCGAGTACGCTGGCAAGCGCAAGCAAACCCGCAAGGAGTTGTTCCTGATCGAGATGGATCGGGTGGTGCCGTGGAAGGGCTTGATTGCTTTGATCGAGCCACATTATCCGAAGGGTGAAGGTGGCCGTCCGGCCTACCCGTTGATGGCGATGCTGCGTGTGCATCTGCTGCAGAACTGGTTCGGCTACAGCGATCCAGCGATGGAGGAAGCGCTGTACGAAACCACGATCCTGCGCCAGTTTGCCGGGCTGAACCTGGAGCGCATCCCCGACGAAACCACCATTCTCAACTTCCGCCGCTTGCTGGAGAAACACGAGCTGGCGGCCGGCATCCTCGCTGTCATCAATGGCTATCTGGGCGACCGCGGCCTGTCGCTGCGCCAGGGCACCATCGTCGATGCAACGCTGATCAATGCGCCCAGTTCGACCAAGAACAAGGACGGCAAGCGCGACCCGGAAATGCACCAGACCAAGAAGGGAAACCAGTATTATTTTGGCATGAAGGCCCACATCGGCGCCGATGACGAATCGGGTCTGGTGCACAGCGTAGTGGGCACGGCGGCCAATGTGGCGGATGTCACCCAGGTGGACAAATTGCTGCATGGCGACGAAAACGTGGTCTGCGCCGATGCAGGCTACACCGGTGTCGAAAAGCGGCCCGAGCATGAAGGACGTGAAGTTATCTGGCAGGTGGCGGCACGCCGCAGCACCTACAAAAAACTCGATAAGCGCAGCGTGCTGTACAAAGCCAAGCGCAAGATTGAAAAGGCCAAGGCTCAGGTGCGCGCCAAGGTCGAGCATCCGTTCCGGGTAATCAAGCGCCAGTTCGGTTACACCAAGGTGCGCTTTCGCGGCTTGGCCAAAAACACGGCGCAACTGGTGACACTGTTCGCTCTGTCGAACCTGTGGATGGCGCGCCGACATTTACTGGCGAATGCAGGAGAGGTGCGCCTGTAA
- a CDS encoding penicillin-binding protein 1A → MRFVLNVLRWGVTTLFALFFVGVLVVAGAYLYVAPDMPEVDSLREVRLQVPLRVFSQDGLMIAEYGEQRREPLRLEDMPEPLVQAFLAAEDDRFYRHPGVDYHGLLRAAVNLITTGEKTQGGSTITMQLARNFFLTRDRTYTRKITEIFLSFRIERELSKDEILELYLNKIYLGQRAYGVGAAAQVYYGVPVAELSLDQMATIAGLPKAPSTTNPVTSPRRAEIRRNYVLGRMRDLGMIDEETFAEARARPVVARLHNPVVQLEAAYVGEMVRQEMLARFGEAAYTEGFRVHTTLDSRLQRTANNALRNGLMEYDRRHGYRGPEARIDLSEHADDAALDRVLGQVARVGGRLWPGVVTRVTAETAEVYLGSGSRVPLNLEAVSWARPYIDVSRTGPVPERVSDVLSAGDLVRVERQGDVSWRLAQMPVVGGALVSLDPRDGSIIALVGGYDFFQASFNRAVQASRQPGSAFKPFIYSAALERGYSPASLINDAPVVFEDPALEDTWRPTNYSGRFYGPTRLREALTESRNLVSIRLLHAIGVRYAHDYVSSRFGLDPSRHPRDLSLALGSGAVTPLEMTAAYAVFANGGYRIEPWFIERIEGPDGEILEQANPIRVCEAPCEPQQRAELQVAAMGAGEVAEPLVADELRVAERVLSPANAYQMVSMMRDVIQDGTARRARALAREDIAGKTGTTNDLRDAWFSGFNGEVVTTAWVGFDDNSPLGPRESGGATALPMWIEYMREALSGRPLRVMDEPEGMVTVRIDAETGGLATARTRRALFETFTPEQVPEAQDGVPAPAGEMPGAGQDEVRPEFLF, encoded by the coding sequence ATGCGCTTTGTTCTGAATGTTCTCCGCTGGGGTGTGACTACCCTGTTCGCCCTGTTCTTCGTCGGCGTGCTGGTGGTAGCCGGTGCCTATCTATATGTAGCCCCGGACATGCCCGAGGTGGACAGTCTGCGTGAGGTTCGGCTGCAGGTTCCCCTGCGGGTCTTCAGTCAGGACGGCCTCATGATCGCCGAGTATGGCGAGCAGCGCCGTGAGCCCCTGCGCCTGGAGGACATGCCCGAGCCCCTGGTCCAGGCCTTTCTGGCCGCCGAGGATGACCGTTTCTACCGCCACCCCGGGGTGGATTATCACGGCCTGCTGCGGGCGGCGGTGAATCTGATCACCACCGGCGAGAAGACCCAGGGCGGCAGCACCATCACCATGCAGCTGGCGCGCAACTTCTTCCTGACCCGCGACCGCACCTATACCCGCAAGATCACCGAGATCTTCCTCTCCTTCCGTATCGAGCGCGAGCTCAGCAAGGACGAGATCCTCGAGCTGTACCTGAACAAGATTTACCTCGGTCAGCGGGCCTACGGGGTCGGCGCCGCAGCTCAGGTCTATTACGGCGTCCCGGTCGCTGAGCTCAGCCTGGACCAGATGGCCACCATCGCCGGCCTGCCCAAGGCGCCATCCACCACCAACCCGGTGACCAGCCCGCGGCGCGCCGAGATACGGCGCAACTATGTCCTCGGGCGCATGCGCGATCTGGGCATGATCGACGAGGAGACCTTCGCCGAGGCGCGCGCCAGGCCGGTGGTGGCCCGCCTGCACAACCCGGTGGTGCAACTGGAGGCCGCCTATGTGGGCGAGATGGTGCGTCAGGAGATGCTGGCTCGCTTTGGCGAGGCTGCCTACACCGAGGGTTTCCGCGTCCACACGACCCTGGACAGCCGCCTGCAGCGCACTGCCAACAACGCCCTGCGCAACGGCCTGATGGAGTACGACCGCCGCCATGGCTATCGCGGCCCGGAGGCGCGTATTGACCTGTCCGAGCATGCCGATGACGCCGCCCTGGACAGGGTGCTGGGCCAGGTGGCGCGGGTCGGTGGCCGGCTCTGGCCGGGGGTCGTGACCCGGGTGACTGCCGAGACTGCGGAGGTCTACCTGGGCTCGGGCAGTCGGGTGCCCCTGAACCTGGAGGCGGTGTCCTGGGCGCGTCCCTATATTGATGTATCCCGTACGGGACCCGTGCCGGAACGGGTGAGCGACGTGCTCAGCGCCGGTGACCTGGTGCGGGTGGAGCGTCAGGGGGATGTGTCATGGCGCCTGGCCCAGATGCCCGTTGTGGGTGGCGCCCTGGTGTCCCTGGACCCCCGGGACGGCTCCATCATCGCCCTGGTGGGGGGCTACGACTTCTTCCAGGCCAGTTTCAACCGTGCCGTGCAGGCCTCGCGTCAGCCGGGTTCCGCCTTCAAGCCCTTCATCTATTCCGCAGCCCTGGAGCGCGGCTATTCGCCGGCGAGCCTGATCAACGACGCCCCGGTGGTGTTCGAGGATCCCGCCCTGGAGGATACCTGGAGGCCCACCAATTACAGCGGCCGCTTCTATGGCCCCACCCGCCTGCGAGAGGCCCTGACCGAATCGCGCAACCTGGTCTCCATCCGGCTGCTGCATGCCATCGGGGTGCGTTATGCCCACGATTACGTCTCCAGCCGTTTTGGCCTGGATCCTTCCCGCCATCCGCGGGACCTGTCCCTGGCCCTGGGCAGCGGTGCCGTCACGCCTCTGGAGATGACCGCCGCGTATGCGGTGTTTGCCAACGGCGGCTATCGTATCGAACCCTGGTTCATCGAGCGTATCGAGGGACCCGATGGCGAGATCCTGGAACAGGCCAACCCGATCCGGGTCTGCGAGGCCCCCTGCGAACCACAACAGCGGGCCGAATTGCAGGTGGCGGCCATGGGGGCGGGCGAGGTCGCCGAGCCGCTGGTGGCCGATGAGTTGCGGGTGGCGGAGAGGGTGCTTTCACCCGCCAATGCCTACCAGATGGTGAGCATGATGCGCGACGTGATCCAGGACGGGACCGCGCGCCGTGCCCGGGCCCTGGCCCGTGAGGACATCGCCGGCAAGACCGGCACCACCAACGATCTGCGCGACGCCTGGTTCAGCGGCTTCAATGGGGAGGTGGTGACCACCGCCTGGGTCGGCTTTGACGACAACTCGCCGCTGGGTCCCCGGGAGTCCGGGGGCGCGACCGCCCTGCCCATGTGGATCGAATACATGCGCGAGGCCCTGTCAGGCCGTCCTTTGCGCGTCATGGATGAGCCCGAGGGTATGGTGACGGTACGCATCGATGCCGAGACCGGTGGCCTGGCCACCGCCCGAACCCGGCGCGCCCTGTTTGAGACCTTCACGCCCGAACAGGTACCGGAGGCGCAGGACGGCGTGCCCGCGCCCGCTGGCGAGATGCCTGGGGCCGGGCAGGACGAAGTACGCCCCGAGTTCCTGTTCTGA
- a CDS encoding pilus assembly protein PilM: MIGFSRKKPPLLGIDISSTSVKLVELSQSGGKYRVESYAVEPLPANAVVEKNIQEPEAVGDAIKKAHKRSGSKTRTCAMAVPSSAVITKVITMPASIKEDEMEGQIQIEADQYIPYALEEVNLDFEVLGPSAKNPETVDVLLSASRSENVELRVSAAELAGLEPVVMDVEAYAIEHTYPLLLAQMEDVDATGTVAVIDIGATMTSINILSDSKLIYTREQTFGGKQLTEEIMRRYGLSYDEAGLAKKEGGLPDNYAPEVLEPFKDTMVQQVGRFLQFFYAASQHNHVDQIVLAGGCAAIPGVDELIESRLGTRTLIANPFGRMSLSTRVNPQRLGNDAPSLMIACGLAMRSFD; encoded by the coding sequence GTGATAGGGTTCAGCCGCAAGAAGCCGCCCTTGCTGGGCATCGACATCAGCTCGACCTCGGTCAAGCTGGTGGAACTCAGCCAGTCCGGCGGCAAATACCGGGTTGAAAGCTACGCCGTTGAGCCGCTGCCGGCCAACGCCGTGGTGGAAAAGAACATCCAGGAACCCGAGGCCGTGGGCGATGCCATCAAGAAGGCCCACAAGCGTTCCGGGAGCAAGACCCGCACCTGCGCCATGGCCGTACCCTCCTCCGCCGTGATCACCAAGGTGATCACCATGCCCGCCTCCATCAAGGAGGATGAGATGGAAGGCCAGATCCAGATCGAGGCGGATCAGTACATCCCCTACGCCCTGGAAGAGGTCAACCTGGATTTCGAGGTGCTGGGCCCCAGTGCCAAGAACCCCGAGACCGTGGACGTCCTGCTCTCCGCCTCCCGCAGTGAAAACGTGGAGCTGCGGGTAAGCGCCGCCGAACTGGCCGGCCTGGAACCCGTGGTCATGGATGTCGAGGCCTATGCCATCGAGCACACCTACCCCCTGCTGCTCGCGCAGATGGAGGATGTGGACGCGACGGGCACCGTGGCGGTGATCGACATCGGCGCCACCATGACCAGCATCAACATCCTCAGCGACAGCAAGCTCATCTACACCCGCGAACAGACCTTCGGTGGCAAGCAGCTCACCGAGGAGATCATGCGCCGCTACGGCCTGTCCTATGACGAGGCCGGCCTGGCCAAGAAGGAGGGCGGCCTGCCGGACAACTACGCCCCCGAGGTGCTGGAACCCTTCAAGGACACCATGGTGCAGCAGGTGGGTCGTTTCCTGCAGTTCTTCTACGCCGCCAGCCAGCACAACCACGTGGATCAGATCGTACTCGCCGGAGGCTGCGCCGCGATCCCCGGCGTGGACGAACTGATCGAATCGCGGCTCGGCACCCGCACCCTGATCGCCAACCCCTTCGGGCGCATGTCCCTGAGTACCCGCGTCAACCCGCAGCGACTCGGCAATGATGCCCCCTCGCTCATGATCGCCTGCGGCCTGGCCATGAGGAGCTTCGACTGA